The nucleotide sequence TGAAGTTGCAAACAGGTGCGAAAGGAAGTGAAGAGTATGGGATTTGTCCCTTTGCATATACATAGTGAATATTCGCTTCTAGAAAGCTCTTGCCGAATTGAAGAGCTAGTTCAATGTGCAAAAGAATTGGGCTATAAGGCGCTTGCCATAACAGATAAATCAAATATGTACGGTGCTTTAAAGTTCTATACTGCATGCTTAAAAGCAGGAATTCAGCCTATAATCGGTCTAGAAGCCGAAATAGGAACACAGCACCAAAACACTAAAGAGAAAATACGCTCATCACATAAAATACTTTTATATGCCATAAACAATGAAGGCTATGAAAATTTATTAAAACTTACTACGCTTATGCAAACGAAACAAGAAGGGGAAGTATCACCGCTTACTCATACAGAGATCTCAAAACATGCTGCCGGCCTGATTGCTATTTCGTCTGGTTCAGAGGGCGAGATTCAGAAATACCTAGTTTATGAAAATCATGAAGACGGTAAACTGAATAGATTGCTTGAATTTTATATGCATTGGTTCCCTGATCGTTTTTATCTTGGACTTGAAGATCATAATACGGGGCTTGAAAAAACGGTAAACATGCAATTGCAATCTCTCTCTAGAAAATTTCACATACCGTTAGTTTGTATGCATGAAACGTATTATGTGAAAAAGGAAGATGCTGACGCTCATGACATTCTGTTATGCATAAAGCAAGGAGAAAAGATTAATAATCGTGATCGATATAAACTCCCAACGAATGAGTTTTATTTGAAATCACAGCATGAGATGGAAGAATTATTCTCACATGTACCAGAAGCCTTATCCGAAACAGCTAAACTTGCAGAGAGATGCTCTTTAAAGCTTGAACTAGGTAATATAGCTCTCCCAAAATACCCAGTTCCGACTAACCGAAACAGCTATGAATACTTAACTGAATTGTGTGAAGAGGGCCTTTTAAACAGATATGAAACAATAACACCCGAGATTAAAGATCGGCTTTCGTACGAACTTACTATCATTAAGAATATGAATTTTGAAGACTATTTTCTGATTGTATGGGATTTCATGAAGTTTGCTCATGATGAAAAGATGATTACTGGCCCAGGAAGGGGTTCGGCCGCCGGTTCTTTAGTGGCTTATGTTCTTCATATAACAAACGTTGACCCAATCCATCATCAATTGATTTTTGAACGTTTCTTAAATCCAGAGCGGGTGACGATGCCAGATATTGATATTGATTTTCCTGACAACCGCCGTGATGAAGTCTTAAGATATGTTGCGAACAAATATGGGACAGATTATGTCGCGCAAATCATAACCTTTGGCACATTGGCTGCCAGAGCAGCGATTAGAGACGCAGGAAGAGTCATGGATTTTCCTCCATCGCTCATCGATTTGACGGCTAAAAATATTCCTGCTAGACCTGGAATCACTTTAGAAAACGCGTTAAAAGAATCCGCTGGTCTACAGCAAGCGTATACAACAGACGCGGATGTAAAAAAACTTGTAGAGATAGCTATGACACTTGAAGGGTTGCCTAGACATGCCTCTACTCATGCAGCAGGCGTCGTCTTATCAGGTTCACCGCTTGTTCAAAAAGTTCCTTTGCAGAGTGGACACGACGGAATTCCACTCACACAATACAGCATGGATTGGCTCGAAGCAGCTGGCCTATTGAAGATGGATTTTTTAGGATTGCGCAATTTATCACTCATTGAAAATATTTTGTTCGCGATTGAAAAGAACGAGAACGTAAAGATCAAGCTTAATGAAATTCCTTTTACAGACGCTAAAACGTTTGAGCTTCTTGCAAAAGGTGATACGACAGGCGTGTTTCAGCTCGAATCAGATGGAATGAGAAAAGTGCTGCAGCAGCTTAAACCAACAGAGTTTGAAGACATTGTTGCGGTTAATGCTCTTTACCGACCAGGTCCGATGCAAAACATCCCTGATTATATAGCAGGTAAACACGGTCTAAAGACGGTTGAATATATGCACCCAGACCTTGAGCCCATACTTAAATCAACATACGGTGTTATCGTCTATCAAGAACAGATCATGCAGATTGCAACAAAAGCTGCTGGATTTACTCTTGGAGAAGCAGATTTGTTAAGAAGAGCAGTTGGTAAAAAGAAACGAGATATTTTGCTTCGTGAGCGTCAGCATTTTGTTGCGGGGTGTTTAGAACAAGGCTATGATGAAAAGTCTGCTGATGCTTTATATGATCTGATCGTTCGTTTTGCAGACTATGGTTTCCCAAGGAGTCATGCAGTTGCATACAGTGTAATCGCCTATCAACTGGCTTACTTAAAAGCAAATTACCCATCATATTTTATGGCTGCATTACTTTCAAGCGTTATTGGCAATCATGATAAAGTGTATCAATATATAAAAGAGTCTGAGCAAAAAGGAGTTCCTATCCTGCCTCCTTCTATAAATAAGAGCTCAGCTGTTTTTACATCTCATGGATCAGCTATTGCATTCGGTCTTTTAGCGATAAAAAATGTAGGACTTCAAGCAGTTAGAAGCCTTATGGAAGAAAACGATAAAGAACCGTTTCAAGATCTGTTTGATATTTGTGCACGATGTCCCCAGAAAACTGTAAATAAACGAACGATTGAATCGCTAATTTTTGCAGGCGCGCTGGATGATCTTGGAGAAGACAGAGCTGTATTGTTAGCTTCTCTTGAAACAGCGATTGAATACGGAGAAGAGTTTCAGGAGATCTCACGAAAAAATCAAATGTATCTATTTGATGATGACATTAATCTTCCCAAGCCTTCTTATGTATCTGTCCAGCCCTTTCAAGGAAGTGAGAAACTTAAGTTTGAAAAAGAAGCGCTTGGCTTTTTCTTTTCCTCTCACCCGTTAGAACGATATCGTGCCATCCTTAGCAGCTGGAAAGCAGCTGATATTAGGGATCTGAACGAAAAAAGATCTTCAGTCCTTCTCGGTGTTTTAGTGGACAAAGTTCGTGTGATTAAAACCAAAAAAGGAGAGCTGATGGCTTTTCTGACAATCAGTGATGAGAGCGGGGAGATTGAAGCGGTTGCTTTTCCGAAAGTGTACGAGGCACATCACAGTATTCTGCAAAAAGGTGAACAATTATTTTTAGAAGGAAGTGTTGAAAAGCGCAACGAAACCTTACAGATACTGATTAATAAATGCAAGCTGCTGCATGAATTAAAACCCAATGAACAACCAGCAGTATTTATAAAGATTGATAAAAAACATCAGTCACCTGAACATTTAAATGCAGTGAAGACCATTTTGGAGCAATCTAATGGCAGCGTACCTGTTGTACTCATCTATGAGGAAAGCAGACAGAAGGTACAGATTTCACAAAAAATAAATGCTACGGAGAATTTATTGTCAGAGTTGCAATCTGTTGTTGGTGAGGGTAATGTCGTTTTAAGAAGAAATTAAAAAACTTTACAGCTTGTTTACTTTTGTTATAATGAATGAGTCAATAACAGTGGTCTGACCACCTCCTAATTTGACTCATCGACCATAAATTTTAAAACCATTAGGAGATGAAGAGATGTCTACATTACGAGAAGAAGCACTACACATGCACCGCACCCATCAAGGAAAATTAGAATCAAAATCAAAGGTACCTGTTCGCAATGCAAAGGATTTAAGCCTTGCCTATTCTCCAGGTGTCGCTGAGCCTTGCAAGGATATTTATGACGATAAATCTAAAGTCTATGACTATACGATGAAAGGCAATACTGTAGCTGTTGTTTCTGACGGAACAGCGGTTTTAGGTCTAGGTAATATTGGTCCTGAAGCTGCACTGCCGGTAATGGAAGGAAAAGCCGTTCTTTTTAAGAGTTTTGCTGGAGTTGATGCATTTCCGATCTGTTTGAATACAACAGACGTGGACAAGATTGTTGAAACAGTAAAACTCCTCGAGCCGACTTTTGGTGGAGTGAATTTAGAAGATATTGCTGCACCGAATTGTTTCGTAGTTGAAGAGCGATTAAAAAAAGAAACAAATATTCCGATCTTCCATGATGATCAGCATGGAACTGCAATTGTTACTCTAGCAGGCCTAGTAAACGCACTTAAATTAACTGGACGTGAAATGTCTAAAATTAAAGTTGTCGTAAATGGTGCCGGTGCTGCTGGTATCGCAATTATTAAATTGCTAGATCGTTTCGGCGTAAAAGACATTATTATGTGTGATACAAAAGGTGCGATCTACGAAGGCCGTCCATTCGGAATGAATAGTGTAAAGAAAGAAGTGGCAAGGTTTACAAACCGTACAAAACAAGAAGGTACACTAGCTGATGTCATTAGCGGTACTGATGTTTTTGTTGGTGTTTCTGTAGAAGGTGCTCTTACTAAAGCAATGGTAGAATCGATGAACCCTGAACCGATTATTTTTGCGATGGCAAACCCTAATCCAGAAATTATGCCTCATGAAGCTCGTGAAGCAGGAGCGATGGTAATTGGTACTGGACGATCTGATTTCCCGAACCAAGTTAACAACGTACTTGCATTCCCTGGTATCTTCCGAGGTGCTCTTGATGTAAGAGCGACTCATATCAATGAGGAAATGAAGATTGCAGCAGTACATGCCATTGCAAACTTAGTAAATCCTGTTGAATTAAGTGCAGAATACGTTATTCCAGCGCCGTTTGATCCCCGTGTAGCTCCTGCAGTTGCAGCAGCTGTTGCGACTGCTGCTATGGAAACAGGTGTTGCAAGAATTCGTATGAGTCCAGAAGACATCGCTGAAAAGACAAAGAGACTTGCAATTATCGGAAAAGATGAATGAAACCGGTAAAGGAGAGAGGAATGTCTGTCCAGCCTACCGAAAAAGTATATATTGAAATTTTAAAGCAGATTAAATCTATTATTGTAGAAGACGGTCTTCAAGCGGGTGACAAGCTTCCATCTGAAAGGGAGCTAAGCGAACGCTTAAAAGCCGGAAGGTCTTCTGTTCGTGAAGCGTTAAGGGCTCTTGAACTGCTCGGTTTAATAGAAACCAGAAGAGGAGAAGGGACTTTTATACGTGAAGCAACAGGCCATCGTCTTGTAGAAGTGCTAGCGTCTTTCATTTTAAACGACAAAAAAGCTAGACAAGATCTTCAGGAAACAAGACATATCGTAATCAAGGATTGTGCAGAGCTTGCTGTTCTTAGATGTGATTCATCTACGATCAGCATCCTGAAGGAATTAATTCAACAGATGGATAAAGACGGAAATGGGAAAACAAATGAAGTCTGTAAACAATTTGAAAAAACTGTGATTCAATCATGCGGCAATCATCTTCTTTATCGTTTATATGTGGAGCTTACGGGTTATGGATCATCATTGCAACAAGCAAAATCCTTTTGGCCACCGGCTCTTTGTAAAGAAGTTCTAGAACTTCTTGAACAAAAGAACGCCGAGAAGCTAACGAATTTGTTATCAAAACAAAACGATGCCCTAAACGCAATCGAATAGGTGGTGTTATTCATTCATGATTAAAGGTTTGTTTGTTAAAAAGAAAAAATATGCCACAATACCAACTGGTAAAGTAAAACAAGATGTACCTGAAGGCATTATGAGTAAATGTCCAGAGTGCAAGCACATCATGGTAACCAAAGAGCTCAGGAAAAATCTGCTTGTCTGTCAAGGCTGTCAGTATCATTATCCGATGTCATCCCAAGAACGAATAGCTTCTCT is from Fictibacillus sp. b24 and encodes:
- the dnaE gene encoding DNA polymerase III subunit alpha: MGFVPLHIHSEYSLLESSCRIEELVQCAKELGYKALAITDKSNMYGALKFYTACLKAGIQPIIGLEAEIGTQHQNTKEKIRSSHKILLYAINNEGYENLLKLTTLMQTKQEGEVSPLTHTEISKHAAGLIAISSGSEGEIQKYLVYENHEDGKLNRLLEFYMHWFPDRFYLGLEDHNTGLEKTVNMQLQSLSRKFHIPLVCMHETYYVKKEDADAHDILLCIKQGEKINNRDRYKLPTNEFYLKSQHEMEELFSHVPEALSETAKLAERCSLKLELGNIALPKYPVPTNRNSYEYLTELCEEGLLNRYETITPEIKDRLSYELTIIKNMNFEDYFLIVWDFMKFAHDEKMITGPGRGSAAGSLVAYVLHITNVDPIHHQLIFERFLNPERVTMPDIDIDFPDNRRDEVLRYVANKYGTDYVAQIITFGTLAARAAIRDAGRVMDFPPSLIDLTAKNIPARPGITLENALKESAGLQQAYTTDADVKKLVEIAMTLEGLPRHASTHAAGVVLSGSPLVQKVPLQSGHDGIPLTQYSMDWLEAAGLLKMDFLGLRNLSLIENILFAIEKNENVKIKLNEIPFTDAKTFELLAKGDTTGVFQLESDGMRKVLQQLKPTEFEDIVAVNALYRPGPMQNIPDYIAGKHGLKTVEYMHPDLEPILKSTYGVIVYQEQIMQIATKAAGFTLGEADLLRRAVGKKKRDILLRERQHFVAGCLEQGYDEKSADALYDLIVRFADYGFPRSHAVAYSVIAYQLAYLKANYPSYFMAALLSSVIGNHDKVYQYIKESEQKGVPILPPSINKSSAVFTSHGSAIAFGLLAIKNVGLQAVRSLMEENDKEPFQDLFDICARCPQKTVNKRTIESLIFAGALDDLGEDRAVLLASLETAIEYGEEFQEISRKNQMYLFDDDINLPKPSYVSVQPFQGSEKLKFEKEALGFFFSSHPLERYRAILSSWKAADIRDLNEKRSSVLLGVLVDKVRVIKTKKGELMAFLTISDESGEIEAVAFPKVYEAHHSILQKGEQLFLEGSVEKRNETLQILINKCKLLHELKPNEQPAVFIKIDKKHQSPEHLNAVKTILEQSNGSVPVVLIYEESRQKVQISQKINATENLLSELQSVVGEGNVVLRRN
- a CDS encoding NAD(P)-dependent malic enzyme, whose amino-acid sequence is MSTLREEALHMHRTHQGKLESKSKVPVRNAKDLSLAYSPGVAEPCKDIYDDKSKVYDYTMKGNTVAVVSDGTAVLGLGNIGPEAALPVMEGKAVLFKSFAGVDAFPICLNTTDVDKIVETVKLLEPTFGGVNLEDIAAPNCFVVEERLKKETNIPIFHDDQHGTAIVTLAGLVNALKLTGREMSKIKVVVNGAGAAGIAIIKLLDRFGVKDIIMCDTKGAIYEGRPFGMNSVKKEVARFTNRTKQEGTLADVISGTDVFVGVSVEGALTKAMVESMNPEPIIFAMANPNPEIMPHEAREAGAMVIGTGRSDFPNQVNNVLAFPGIFRGALDVRATHINEEMKIAAVHAIANLVNPVELSAEYVIPAPFDPRVAPAVAAAVATAAMETGVARIRMSPEDIAEKTKRLAIIGKDE
- a CDS encoding FadR/GntR family transcriptional regulator is translated as MSVQPTEKVYIEILKQIKSIIVEDGLQAGDKLPSERELSERLKAGRSSVREALRALELLGLIETRRGEGTFIREATGHRLVEVLASFILNDKKARQDLQETRHIVIKDCAELAVLRCDSSTISILKELIQQMDKDGNGKTNEVCKQFEKTVIQSCGNHLLYRLYVELTGYGSSLQQAKSFWPPALCKEVLELLEQKNAEKLTNLLSKQNDALNAIE